A DNA window from Bradyrhizobium barranii subsp. barranii contains the following coding sequences:
- a CDS encoding type 2 periplasmic-binding domain-containing protein, producing MATTDDDLAFRVPAFRSANVSAGRLWGYGFAHLLLAFAFLVLVFPVAAHAGWPEHPVKLIVTFPPGSANDAAARIFADGLSRKWGKPVVVEDRPGGEGTIGVGAFVAAQDDHTLLYTVAGSVSVAPLSTT from the coding sequence TTGGCGACAACTGACGACGATCTTGCTTTCCGCGTCCCGGCCTTCAGATCAGCAAATGTGTCCGCCGGCAGATTGTGGGGCTACGGCTTTGCTCATTTGCTCTTGGCATTTGCTTTTCTAGTTCTTGTCTTCCCCGTTGCCGCTCATGCAGGCTGGCCTGAGCATCCGGTGAAACTAATCGTCACGTTTCCGCCAGGCAGCGCCAATGATGCCGCGGCTCGAATATTTGCCGATGGGCTTTCCAGGAAATGGGGCAAGCCAGTTGTAGTCGAGGACAGGCCGGGCGGCGAAGGCACTATTGGAGTCGGCGCTTTCGTCGCGGCCCAAGATGACCATACCTTGCTCTATACCGTTGCCGGATCAGTTAGCGTCGCGCCATTGTCGACAACCTGA
- a CDS encoding Hsp20/alpha crystallin family protein has protein sequence MSLPRLWTTSLEPAFDPIRAMRREMENAFRAFDQGSPSPSIGAGAPAINVAETKDAVTAELPGVDDKDIKVSLDGNQLVISGEKKAESTKDEKDWHVEERSYGSFYRSMSLPFEPEDGAVEAHFDKGVLHLAIKKPAKAVKTTKTIDIKTGAPPSASPVPNKAAAPGKAA, from the coding sequence ATGAGCCTTCCGAGATTGTGGACCACCAGCCTGGAGCCTGCATTCGACCCGATCAGAGCCATGCGGCGTGAAATGGAAAACGCATTTCGCGCTTTCGATCAGGGTTCGCCGTCTCCCAGCATTGGGGCGGGCGCACCGGCAATCAATGTAGCGGAAACCAAGGATGCTGTGACAGCCGAACTTCCCGGCGTGGACGACAAAGACATCAAAGTCAGCCTCGACGGCAACCAGCTGGTTATCTCCGGCGAGAAGAAGGCGGAGAGCACGAAAGATGAAAAGGACTGGCACGTCGAGGAGCGCAGCTATGGTTCTTTCTATCGATCGATGTCTCTTCCTTTCGAGCCGGAAGACGGAGCCGTCGAAGCTCATTTCGACAAGGGCGTGCTGCATCTCGCTATCAAGAAGCCCGCCAAAGCCGTGAAGACTACCAAGACAATCGATATCAAGACAGGCGCTCCCCCGAGCGCGAGCCCCGTACCGAACAAGGCCGCTGCACCTGGCAAAGCTGCCTAG
- a CDS encoding exopolysaccharide biosynthesis protein: MISSIALDRDANEGRRPNLKLPTDDTALAPASVLLQRLHDEAPADHFTLGWLMSRMHKRSFGLIMLLLGVVAVAPGVSIVAGLLLMIPAFQMILGHNMPVFPRRVAARPLPTRHLAALVQRAVPVLRSLEKLIHPRWPTPFDATKRLVGAVVVLLNITLLFTPVPLSNVVPALVIALISLAYLEEDGLLLSIALLASVVVLAVELAVVWETILGAKWIFALWH, translated from the coding sequence TTGATTTCATCCATTGCGCTCGACCGAGACGCCAACGAAGGGAGGAGGCCGAACCTGAAGCTACCCACTGATGACACCGCGCTCGCCCCCGCCTCGGTCTTGCTGCAGCGGCTGCACGACGAGGCGCCCGCGGATCATTTTACCCTCGGCTGGCTGATGAGCCGCATGCACAAGCGCTCCTTCGGCCTCATCATGCTATTGCTCGGTGTGGTTGCAGTTGCACCGGGTGTCTCGATCGTTGCGGGCCTGCTGCTCATGATCCCCGCGTTCCAGATGATCCTGGGCCACAACATGCCGGTGTTCCCACGTCGCGTCGCCGCCCGTCCATTGCCGACACGGCACCTTGCCGCTCTGGTGCAGCGCGCCGTGCCCGTGCTGAGGTCTCTCGAGAAACTCATTCATCCCCGCTGGCCGACTCCGTTCGATGCGACCAAGCGTCTCGTCGGCGCCGTTGTCGTGCTCCTGAACATCACCCTGCTCTTCACGCCAGTCCCTCTCAGCAATGTCGTCCCCGCCCTGGTGATCGCGCTGATCTCGCTAGCCTATCTCGAAGAGGACGGACTCCTGCTCTCGATCGCACTGCTGGCCAGCGTCGTTGTGCTGGCGGTCGAATTGGCCGTAGTCTGGGAGACCATCCTCGGCGCGAAATGGATCTTTGCCCTCTGGCATTAG
- a CDS encoding ABC transporter ATP-binding protein/permease, whose amino-acid sequence MFARVRAEGGRRVVAIFAASTVITIANMFGQVQLNDWNGRFFDAVGRKDLSGFLHDLWTFVVIVVILLALTVANTFLQERLKFRLREWITRHLLAEWLKPLRVYQLGFAGEYGHNPDQRIQEDTRLLGDYTADLGCGIVYSLLQLIAFVGMLWTLSAQVTFQVAGYEIAIPGYMVWCALAYALTGSALTWIVGRPLIALNGQRYAREAEFRFALVRVNESGESIALHGGETDERRHLEAALAAVVDTMRRISSSLAHLTWITSGIGWLSLVVPILVAAPAYFGGSLTLGGLIMVAGAFTQVQLALRWFVDNFSRLADWRAAIHRVARFREALDNLPAIDAGAEEIKRALHPEGHLAFEAVRILLPDGHIVIDDATVHITPGERVLIVGDTGRGKSTLFRAVAGLWPRGSGSILTPPLESMAFLPQRPYLPLGTLRNALSYPSPVDAFPEANVRQALGRCDLGDLVPKLDTIERWDKELSLGEQERLAFARLLLHKPAWVFLDEATAALDEDSQHRVMALFDDELKQTTVLSIGHRPDLAVYHTRTLQLVHGRDGDRLKLKPPPAPPPSRRWLQRLDDWLMTIRP is encoded by the coding sequence GTGTTCGCGCGTGTTCGCGCCGAAGGCGGACGGCGCGTGGTAGCGATCTTCGCTGCCTCGACGGTCATCACCATTGCCAATATGTTTGGACAAGTCCAGCTCAATGACTGGAACGGCCGGTTCTTCGACGCCGTCGGCCGCAAGGACCTGTCGGGCTTCCTCCATGACCTCTGGACGTTCGTTGTCATCGTCGTGATTTTGCTGGCGCTCACGGTCGCAAACACCTTTCTCCAGGAGCGCCTAAAGTTTCGACTGCGGGAATGGATTACCCGTCACCTCCTGGCCGAATGGCTCAAGCCATTGCGCGTCTATCAGCTCGGCTTTGCTGGCGAATATGGACACAACCCGGACCAGCGCATCCAGGAGGATACGCGCCTCTTGGGCGACTACACCGCCGACCTCGGATGCGGCATCGTCTATTCCCTGCTTCAGCTCATCGCTTTCGTCGGCATGCTTTGGACACTATCGGCGCAAGTCACGTTTCAGGTCGCGGGCTACGAGATCGCCATTCCCGGTTACATGGTCTGGTGTGCGCTCGCTTACGCCTTGACCGGGTCCGCACTGACCTGGATCGTAGGGCGGCCGCTGATTGCCCTGAACGGCCAGCGATATGCGCGTGAGGCGGAATTCCGCTTCGCGCTCGTTCGGGTCAACGAATCCGGCGAGAGCATTGCGTTGCATGGCGGGGAAACGGACGAACGACGGCATCTCGAGGCCGCGCTCGCGGCCGTTGTGGACACGATGCGACGGATATCCTCCTCGCTCGCTCACCTGACGTGGATTACATCGGGCATTGGCTGGCTGTCGCTCGTCGTTCCGATACTGGTGGCGGCACCGGCCTATTTCGGCGGCAGCCTGACGCTCGGCGGCCTGATCATGGTGGCGGGCGCGTTCACCCAGGTACAGCTGGCGCTGCGATGGTTCGTCGATAATTTCTCGCGCCTCGCCGATTGGCGCGCGGCGATCCATCGGGTCGCGCGCTTTCGCGAAGCGCTCGACAATCTCCCCGCGATCGACGCGGGCGCGGAGGAGATCAAACGCGCTCTGCATCCGGAGGGACATCTCGCTTTCGAGGCCGTCCGCATCCTCTTGCCCGACGGACATATCGTCATCGATGACGCGACGGTCCATATCACCCCTGGCGAGCGTGTCCTGATTGTCGGTGACACCGGAAGAGGAAAATCGACACTGTTTCGCGCCGTGGCAGGCCTTTGGCCACGGGGTTCCGGATCAATCCTCACGCCTCCGCTCGAGTCGATGGCATTTCTGCCGCAGCGCCCTTATCTGCCGCTGGGTACATTGCGCAACGCCCTCAGCTATCCGAGCCCCGTCGACGCCTTCCCCGAAGCGAATGTTCGCCAAGCACTTGGCCGCTGCGATCTCGGCGATCTCGTTCCAAAGCTCGACACGATCGAGCGCTGGGACAAGGAGCTTTCGCTTGGCGAGCAGGAGCGCCTCGCTTTTGCGCGCCTTCTCCTGCACAAGCCGGCATGGGTCTTTCTGGACGAAGCGACGGCCGCGCTCGACGAAGACAGCCAGCACCGCGTTATGGCTCTGTTCGACGATGAGCTGAAGCAGACCACCGTGTTGAGCATTGGTCACCGCCCGGATCTGGCCGTCTATCACACTCGAACGCTTCAGCTCGTTCATGGACGTGACGGTGACCGCCTCAAACTCAAACCGCCGCCTGCGCCACCTCCGTCTCGACGCTGGCTGCAGCGGCTCGACGACTGGTTGATGACTATCCGGCCATGA
- a CDS encoding HWE histidine kinase domain-containing protein gives MPEITEKSDRQKGAEAEVEGFRKDLGPFVVAAETTRMPMLFTDAAKPDNPIIFANDSLLALTGYDREEVLGNDFNFLMASGSDVEALTRAKAEFEGSSNGAEVFCRRKDGSEFWAALFVSPVRDEGGDIVQYFASLIDLTKLKEDEARSRMLIDELNHRVKNTLSTVQSIVWQTLRTTTDPEQIRQSIGSRLSALSRSHDLLTREKWESAGLLDIVHDALEPFGVSGGRADRIVITGENVRFPPKSALALGIAFNELATNAVKYGALSNAVGSVQISWTAETPAGKRLVLSWSERGGPPVAPPAHKGFGSRVLERGLAHELEGEVQLDYRPSGLICTMDIPLPRGAPGG, from the coding sequence ATGCCAGAGATAACGGAAAAGTCTGACCGGCAGAAAGGTGCCGAAGCCGAAGTCGAAGGCTTTCGGAAAGACCTCGGCCCGTTTGTCGTCGCCGCTGAAACAACCCGAATGCCCATGCTGTTCACGGATGCGGCAAAACCCGACAACCCGATCATCTTCGCCAACGACAGTCTTCTCGCTCTGACCGGGTATGACCGGGAGGAAGTGCTCGGAAATGACTTCAACTTTCTGATGGCCAGCGGTTCGGATGTCGAGGCCTTGACGCGAGCCAAGGCCGAGTTCGAGGGTTCGTCTAACGGCGCCGAAGTGTTCTGCCGCCGCAAGGATGGCAGCGAATTCTGGGCCGCGCTCTTCGTCAGTCCGGTGCGCGATGAAGGTGGCGACATCGTTCAATATTTTGCATCCCTGATTGATCTCACCAAGCTCAAGGAAGATGAAGCTCGATCCAGGATGCTGATCGACGAGCTGAACCATCGCGTCAAGAATACCCTTTCCACGGTGCAATCGATCGTCTGGCAGACGTTGCGAACGACGACCGATCCCGAGCAGATTCGACAATCCATCGGATCCCGGTTGTCCGCGCTTTCCCGGTCGCACGACCTGCTGACCCGCGAGAAATGGGAGAGTGCCGGCCTGCTCGATATCGTTCACGATGCGCTGGAACCGTTCGGGGTCTCCGGCGGACGGGCGGATCGTATTGTGATCACGGGGGAGAACGTTCGCTTTCCACCGAAATCAGCTTTGGCCCTTGGTATTGCGTTCAACGAACTTGCGACCAATGCCGTGAAATACGGTGCGTTGTCCAACGCGGTCGGATCAGTCCAGATCTCGTGGACGGCGGAGACGCCGGCCGGGAAAAGGCTCGTGCTGAGCTGGAGCGAGAGAGGCGGTCCCCCCGTCGCGCCGCCGGCACACAAGGGATTTGGCTCGCGGGTGCTCGAGCGCGGCCTCGCTCATGAGCTGGAAGGTGAGGTGCAACTGGACTATCGGCCGAGCGGGCTTATCTGCACGATGGACATTCCGTTACCAAGAGGTGCCCCTGGTGGATAA
- a CDS encoding response regulator, with amino-acid sequence MDKLLCGRRALVVEDEMLIVMMIEDMLADLGCNSVTSAATVDKALALIDAQAFDVALLDMNLNGDDSYPVAEALFARGVPFAYSTGNTGQSVRDSNPDRVVLKKPFKLEDLVAILNRLKLAPIE; translated from the coding sequence GTGGATAAGTTGCTCTGCGGCCGGCGCGCCCTCGTGGTCGAGGATGAGATGCTGATTGTCATGATGATTGAAGACATGCTTGCCGACCTCGGCTGCAATTCGGTGACTTCGGCCGCGACGGTCGACAAGGCGCTCGCGCTGATCGATGCGCAGGCCTTCGACGTCGCGCTGCTCGACATGAACCTGAACGGCGACGATAGCTATCCGGTAGCGGAGGCGCTCTTTGCGCGCGGAGTTCCGTTCGCCTATTCCACCGGCAACACCGGTCAAAGCGTCAGAGACAGCAACCCCGACAGGGTTGTGCTGAAGAAGCCCTTCAAACTTGAAGACCTGGTCGCGATACTTAACCGCCTCAAGCTCGCGCCGATCGAGTGA
- a CDS encoding transglutaminase family protein — protein MITLKVLHTTTYRFNEHVHLLPHRLMLRPRESRELRLISSNVTVTPQAALTWAHDVFGNAIATATFQMTASDLVITSVAELQLDAVAWPVFDIAVSALSYPFRYSDDDWTDLGALAVPQFSDTAGVLRNWAQMFVRGSRTDTLSLLKDLSVGVSEAIRYQSREDEGTQTPVETLNRGWGSCRDFAVLFTEAARMLGFGARIVSGYLYNPEQQSIGSSGAGSTHAWAEVFVPGAGWITFDPTNRSLGGFNLIPVAVARDIRQTIPVSGSFVGSTGAFAGMFVEVFVTS, from the coding sequence TTGATTACGCTGAAGGTTCTTCACACGACGACTTATCGCTTCAACGAACACGTGCACCTGTTGCCGCACCGCTTGATGCTTCGTCCGCGCGAAAGCCGCGAGCTTCGCTTGATTTCGAGCAACGTCACGGTGACGCCGCAGGCTGCCTTGACCTGGGCGCACGATGTGTTTGGCAATGCGATCGCGACAGCCACGTTTCAGATGACAGCCTCCGACCTGGTGATCACCAGCGTCGCGGAGCTTCAGCTCGACGCGGTTGCATGGCCGGTGTTCGACATCGCTGTTTCGGCCCTATCTTATCCATTCCGCTATTCCGATGACGATTGGACCGATCTCGGCGCCCTGGCCGTCCCCCAGTTCTCGGACACGGCGGGGGTCCTGCGAAACTGGGCACAAATGTTCGTTCGAGGAAGTCGGACCGACACGTTGTCGCTCCTAAAGGACCTCAGCGTCGGCGTTTCCGAAGCTATCCGGTATCAGAGCCGGGAGGATGAGGGCACCCAAACGCCGGTAGAGACCCTGAATCGTGGTTGGGGGTCATGCCGGGATTTCGCGGTCTTATTCACCGAAGCAGCACGCATGCTCGGGTTCGGAGCCAGAATCGTTTCCGGCTATCTTTACAATCCGGAACAACAGAGCATCGGATCGAGCGGTGCGGGTTCAACCCATGCGTGGGCGGAAGTCTTCGTACCGGGCGCCGGCTGGATCACCTTCGACCCGACGAATCGCAGCCTCGGCGGCTTCAATCTGATCCCGGTCGCGGTCGCGCGCGATATCCGCCAGACGATCCCGGTGTCCGGCAGCTTCGTCGGTAGCACCGGCGCTTTCGCCGGGATGTTCGTAGAAGTTTTTGTCACGTCCTAG
- the ppk2 gene encoding polyphosphate kinase 2 has protein sequence MKNRPPLPKHLSRHRYHTLLVRLQIELVKLQRSVIERGQRILVIVEGRDAAGKDGTIKSIVEHLSPRDTRVVALGPPSNREQSSWYFQRHVSHLPAAGEIVLFNRSWYNRAGVERVMGFCTKEETEEFFETVPAFEAMIERSGITLLKYYLDISKQEQKRRLADRQRDPLKQWKLSPIDAKAQKYWKAYSEARDKMLERTHTVTSPWTLVRADDKEHARLNIIRDVLWRLNYPGKHRRLHRPDPAVVFPYDKACHERGLIEA, from the coding sequence ATGAAGAACCGGCCGCCGCTTCCGAAGCATTTGAGCCGCCATAGATACCACACGCTGCTGGTCCGTCTGCAGATCGAGCTCGTCAAGCTGCAGCGCAGTGTGATTGAGCGCGGCCAGCGTATCCTTGTCATCGTCGAAGGTCGTGACGCCGCCGGCAAGGATGGCACCATCAAGTCGATTGTCGAACATCTAAGCCCGCGCGATACCCGCGTCGTGGCGCTGGGGCCGCCAAGCAATCGGGAGCAGAGTTCATGGTATTTCCAGCGTCACGTTTCGCACTTGCCCGCGGCAGGAGAGATCGTGCTGTTCAATCGCAGCTGGTACAACCGGGCCGGAGTTGAGCGTGTCATGGGCTTTTGCACCAAGGAGGAAACCGAGGAATTTTTCGAGACCGTGCCGGCGTTCGAGGCAATGATCGAGCGTTCAGGTATCACCCTGCTCAAGTACTACCTGGATATTTCGAAACAGGAACAGAAGCGACGGCTCGCTGACCGCCAAAGGGATCCCCTGAAGCAATGGAAGTTGAGCCCCATCGATGCCAAGGCGCAGAAGTATTGGAAGGCCTATTCCGAAGCACGGGACAAGATGCTGGAGCGGACGCACACCGTCACCTCACCCTGGACCTTGGTCCGAGCCGATGACAAGGAACATGCGCGACTTAACATTATTCGCGATGTGCTGTGGCGGCTGAATTATCCGGGCAAGCACCGTCGCCTCCACAGGCCGGATCCGGCGGTGGTGTTTCCCTACGATAAGGCCTGTCATGAGCGCGGCCTGATCGAGGCTTAG
- a CDS encoding baeRF12 domain-containing protein, translating to MPQQGSDLRRLTLAELRSAVHADVRHRIVAELDKDLTKHPVRDIEKHLRDAV from the coding sequence TTGCCACAGCAGGGCAGCGACCTGCGACGCCTCACGCTGGCGGAGCTTCGCTCGGCCGTTCATGCCGACGTGAGGCATCGGATCGTCGCCGAACTCGACAAGGACCTCACCAAGCACCCTGTGCGCGATATCGAAAAGCATCTGCGAGACGCGGTCTGA
- a CDS encoding ABC transporter substrate binding protein: MHRIPSFATSPDFVGEGGLLAYGASRRRLFIRSDYYVKRILEGARASDLPVEQPTRVELWINVRTAKALKLVVPTTLLAQADQIIE, from the coding sequence ATGCACCGCATTCCGAGCTTCGCGACATCGCCGGATTTCGTCGGGGAAGGTGGTCTACTCGCTTACGGTGCGTCGAGACGGCGTCTTTTTATTCGATCAGATTACTACGTCAAAAGAATCCTTGAGGGTGCACGAGCCAGCGACTTGCCCGTCGAACAGCCGACGCGGGTCGAGTTATGGATCAACGTTAGAACTGCAAAAGCGCTCAAGCTCGTAGTTCCGACGACACTACTCGCACAAGCTGACCAAATAATTGAGTAG
- a CDS encoding complex I NDUFA9 subunit family protein encodes MLKHLLIEVIGHVSGLSDAQLEQIERSLPATKALIDLLSKAHPIIEQAETLYNEAQPLIDQARKEWQTVGPAAHILIDVISHHLNKGSSPAEATEAVRAALGGSIQNVAQDRGMDRGMNRVTVFGGTGFVGCRVVRHLSASTVTVRIASRHPARAEGDNAEQVIADAHDERSVEAAVMGADGVVNAISLYTEHGGDTFHSVHVEAAARIAGVARRAGVKRFVHLSGIGADPTSPSPYIRNRGEGEVAVQAAFPGAVVIRPAVMFAPDDAFLTTILGLLRTLPAYPLFGDGRTMLQPVYVDDVAAAIAQVLRQTQRPFPIYELAGPRVYSYGELLRTIARTAGLRPMLVRVPFAFWNTAAGLAEILPHPPLTRNQVELMQIDTMVSGSRPGFGSLGISPRSLEEELKAMLEHTNEETQNTNKGRAR; translated from the coding sequence ATGCTGAAACACTTGCTCATTGAAGTCATTGGTCACGTTTCCGGTCTCAGCGACGCGCAGCTTGAACAAATTGAGCGGTCATTGCCCGCGACCAAGGCGCTGATCGATCTTCTCAGTAAGGCACATCCGATCATCGAACAGGCGGAAACGCTCTATAATGAGGCGCAGCCGCTGATCGATCAAGCTAGGAAAGAGTGGCAAACGGTCGGCCCTGCAGCGCACATTTTGATTGATGTGATCTCACATCATCTCAACAAAGGCAGTTCGCCGGCGGAGGCCACTGAGGCAGTGCGCGCGGCGCTCGGCGGGTCAATACAGAACGTTGCGCAGGATCGTGGGATGGACCGGGGAATGAACCGCGTGACCGTGTTTGGGGGGACCGGCTTCGTTGGTTGTCGCGTTGTACGCCATTTGAGCGCCTCCACCGTTACGGTGCGTATAGCCTCACGGCATCCTGCGCGGGCCGAGGGCGACAACGCGGAACAGGTCATCGCTGATGCCCATGACGAGCGCTCTGTAGAGGCCGCCGTTATGGGTGCCGACGGCGTCGTCAACGCGATCAGCCTTTACACCGAGCATGGAGGCGACACATTTCATTCGGTGCACGTCGAAGCGGCCGCCAGGATCGCTGGAGTGGCACGGCGGGCCGGGGTCAAACGGTTTGTGCACCTATCAGGCATAGGCGCTGACCCCACATCGCCTTCGCCCTATATTCGCAATCGCGGCGAGGGCGAGGTGGCTGTGCAAGCGGCATTCCCTGGCGCAGTCGTTATCCGCCCGGCGGTAATGTTCGCGCCGGACGACGCCTTTCTCACGACAATTCTTGGGCTGCTTCGGACCCTGCCGGCTTATCCGCTATTCGGCGACGGCAGGACGATGCTTCAGCCGGTGTACGTGGACGACGTCGCCGCGGCGATCGCACAGGTCCTGCGGCAAACACAAAGACCGTTTCCAATCTACGAACTGGCCGGCCCGCGCGTTTACTCATACGGCGAGCTGTTGCGGACCATTGCGCGCACCGCCGGATTGCGGCCAATGCTGGTGCGAGTACCCTTTGCTTTCTGGAATACCGCCGCCGGCCTCGCTGAGATCCTGCCGCACCCGCCGCTCACGCGCAATCAGGTTGAGCTTATGCAGATCGACACGATGGTCTCGGGCAGCCGGCCGGGATTCGGTTCACTCGGAATTTCGCCGCGATCGCTCGAAGAAGAACTCAAAGCGATGCTCGAGCATACAAACGAGGAAACTCAAAACACAAATAAGGGTCGAGCCAGGTAG
- a CDS encoding amino acid kinase family protein, with product MRNNPTIVQKYGGVCLETPEKIRAVARSLADLHSRGHRVVAIVSAMGKTTDELIKAAYQVSPHPNRRELDILLTTGERISMSLMSMALSDLGAPAISFTGSQAGVMTDESHSSARILDVRPARVLEELGRGRIVVLAGFQGVNPRTKEITTLGRGGSDTTAVAMAAALKAERCEIIKEVDGICSADPRVVATQSHCAGWILHPYPKCVFGAPRFCIFGAWSWHKAKISLCICENGAIPNTARE from the coding sequence ATGCGCAACAATCCGACCATCGTGCAAAAATACGGCGGCGTCTGTCTAGAAACCCCGGAAAAAATCCGCGCGGTTGCGAGGAGCCTCGCCGATTTGCACAGCCGTGGTCATCGCGTCGTGGCGATCGTTTCAGCGATGGGTAAGACGACCGACGAATTAATTAAGGCGGCTTATCAAGTAAGCCCGCATCCCAACCGCCGCGAACTGGATATATTGCTAACGACCGGTGAGCGCATCAGCATGTCGTTGATGAGCATGGCCCTGTCTGATCTCGGTGCGCCAGCCATTAGTTTTACCGGGAGTCAGGCCGGTGTAATGACAGACGAATCTCATTCTTCCGCGCGAATTTTAGATGTGCGGCCTGCGCGCGTGCTCGAAGAACTCGGTCGCGGACGCATCGTGGTTTTAGCGGGCTTTCAAGGCGTGAATCCGCGAACCAAAGAGATCACCACACTAGGCAGGGGCGGCAGCGACACCACTGCAGTCGCCATGGCTGCGGCGCTAAAGGCCGAGCGCTGTGAAATTATCAAAGAGGTCGACGGAATTTGCTCGGCCGATCCGCGCGTCGTGGCGACGCAAAGCCATTGCGCCGGCTGGATTTTGCATCCTTATCCGAAATGTGTTTTTGGGGCGCCAAGGTTTTGCATTTTCGGAGCGTGGAGCTGGCACAAAGCCAAAATATCCCTTTGTATTTGCGAAAATGGGGCAATTCCGAACACAGCACGCGAGTGA
- a CDS encoding glycosyltransferase family 2 protein, producing the protein MPGTIGWLLREGERIIACNTGLLGDKHLLIGATRVRNEALILRDTMDYVGKQVDAIVAYDDASTDRTLEILCEHPKVALIVTNRSWEADIEARRIAEGRHRGLLLQTAREHLQFDWMFCFDADERVTGDLRGFIKGTHSSECDGVRVQLFDAYMTPGDHAPYQADRELLDFRRFFGPERRDILMLWRNRLQVTFAEHHAREPGGVERVATGLYCQHYGKSLSVDHWEDTCDYYMRHFPFDTYGRKWRERKGRAIHTQSDFMRPLYEWGDRLFANAIKM; encoded by the coding sequence ATGCCGGGCACCATTGGTTGGCTACTTCGCGAGGGCGAACGAATCATTGCTTGCAACACAGGTCTATTGGGTGACAAGCACCTTCTAATCGGCGCTACCCGCGTTCGTAACGAAGCGCTTATTCTCAGAGACACAATGGATTACGTGGGCAAGCAGGTCGATGCGATTGTCGCTTATGATGACGCGAGCACGGATCGTACGCTGGAGATTCTATGCGAACATCCGAAAGTCGCTCTGATTGTGACAAATCGGTCGTGGGAAGCTGACATCGAGGCGCGCCGGATTGCTGAGGGTCGGCATCGCGGCCTCTTGTTGCAGACGGCGCGCGAGCATTTGCAGTTCGACTGGATGTTTTGCTTCGATGCGGATGAGCGCGTTACCGGGGATTTACGCGGATTCATAAAAGGAACGCATTCTAGCGAATGCGACGGCGTGCGGGTTCAACTGTTCGATGCCTATATGACTCCTGGGGACCACGCACCCTATCAGGCCGATCGCGAACTGTTGGACTTTCGTCGTTTCTTTGGTCCGGAAAGGCGAGACATTCTGATGTTGTGGCGAAACCGGTTGCAGGTCACCTTCGCAGAGCACCATGCGCGCGAGCCGGGTGGCGTTGAACGCGTGGCGACTGGCCTCTATTGCCAGCACTACGGCAAATCGTTGTCGGTCGACCATTGGGAAGATACCTGCGACTACTACATGCGACACTTTCCGTTCGATACCTACGGACGAAAATGGCGTGAACGCAAAGGTCGAGCAATCCACACCCAATCGGACTTCATGCGGCCGTTGTACGAGTGGGGTGACAGGCTCTTCGCGAATGCGATCAAGATGTGA